The DNA region GGTTTATGGCGGACAAGTTCGGGCGGAAATCCGTGCTGTTGTGGACGCTGCTTATATTTTCGGCGGCGAGCGGCTTGTCGGCGGCGGCAACCGGTTTTGCCGTACTATGCGTGCTGCGCTTTATCGCGGGGTTTGGGCTCGGGGGAGAGCTGCCGGTGGCCTCCACGCTCGTTTCCGAGTCCGTTCCCGCCAAAGAGCGGGGGCGGGCGGTAGTGCTGCTCGAAAGCTTTTGGGCGGCCGGCTGGATTGCGTCGGCACTCATTTCCTATTTCGTTATTCCCAAATGGGGTTGGCAGGCGGCGTTCCTGATCGGCGCGGTCCCGGCGCTTTACGCGTTATATTTGCGCAAATCGATTCAGGAGCCGGTACGCTACCGGGAACAGGCCGCCGGAAGGAAAGGGCAGGCGCCGTCCTTCGGCAAACGGTTCGCCTCCGTATGGGCAGGGCCGCACCGGCGTTCCACCGTCATGCTGTGGGTGCTGTGGTTTACCGTCGTTTTTTCGTATTACGGCATGTTTTTGTGGCTGCCCTCGGTAATGGTGCTCAAAGGCTTCAGCCTGGTCAAAAGCTTTGAATATGTCTTGATCATCACGCTGGCCCAGCTTCCCGGTTATTTCACGGCTGCGTACTTCATCGAAAAGTTCGGCCGCAAATTCGTGCTGGTGCTTTATTTGCTGCTGACCGCCGCCAGCGCGGCCTGGTTCGGAGCCGCCACCAGCGAAGGGATGCTGATGGCCGCCGGCATCTGTCTGTCCTTCTTCAATCTGGGAGCATGGGGCGGCATGTACGCCTATACGCCCGAGCTGTATCCGACCTCGGTTCGCTCCACGGGAGTGGGCCTGGCCGCGTCGTTTGGCCGGATCGGAGGGATCATTGCGCCTTATCTCGTCGGCATGCTGGTTGCCCGGCATGTGGCGGTCGGTTCGATTTTTTGGCTGTTTTTCGTGACGATCGTGATCGGAGCGCTGGCCGTATGGTGGCTGGGGACGGAAACGAAAGGGAAGGAATTGGCGGACTGAACTTGGATGTTTTAAAAAAACAGGCCCTCGGAGGATACTTTAGGTAAGTATCGGCCGGGGCCTGCCTCTTAATGGGCGTTTAATTCCATGTCTCGGTATTCAGGGTTTGTGTCGGCTTTAAGAAGTGGCCTTGAATGCCGATTTTCTGCAATTCGGAAACAAAACGTTCCCCATCCTGGCGGATCAGCTCGAAGGTATTGTAGTGTACCGGGACGACATGTTTGGCATTGACCCACTCGGCCGCGACCAGCGCGTCCTCCGGTCCCATCGTGAAATGATCGCCGATCGGCAGAAACGCCAGATCGATTGGCCGGCGGCTGCCGATCAGCTTCATGTCGCTGAACAAAGCCGTGTCCCCCGCATGATACAAGGTCAGATCGCCCAGCTCCAACACGATGCCCGCGGCGACGCCAAAATAAAGGCTGACGCCGTCCTCCCGAGTCACCGACGTGCTGTGCAGCGCCGGCACCCATTTCAGTTTGCCGAACGGCAATTGGATGGAGCCGCCCAGGTTCATCCCGATCGTCTGCAGCCCGGCATGGGCGAAATAGTTCGCCAGCTCGACGATCGCGACGATGGGGGCATGGTTGCGTCTTGAAATGCTGTCCGCATCGCTGATATGGTCGGAGTGCCCGTGGGTCAGCAGGACGTAATCCGCTTTGATCTCATCGGCCGCCGCTCCCGCCAGCGGGTTGCCGGTCAGAAAAGGATCGATGATGATTTGATGTTTTCCCGTATCCAAATGGATGCAGGAGTGCCCCAAGTATGTGATTTTCATGCCTATCACCTCATTGGAAAAGATATCCTTCCTAAATTATTATACCCTCCGCCCGCGGGCCTGTCACATGCCATAGAAGTTTCATACCAAAAACCTAGTCGCAAAGCAGGATATGTCTATGAATACCCCGAATATAACCATAGCGGATTTTGTCATTATTTTGAATAAGGGGAATTTAACAAATGGCTTTGATTGATGTAGTCAAATACGACGGATCTCCGGAT from Paenibacillus macerans includes:
- a CDS encoding MFS transporter, with translation MNATTGDAIDTKSAPKQRKLLLSAGLSWMFDAMDVGIISFIAAALAAEWSLTPEQTGFFTSINSVGMAFGAAVAGFMADKFGRKSVLLWTLLIFSAASGLSAAATGFAVLCVLRFIAGFGLGGELPVASTLVSESVPAKERGRAVVLLESFWAAGWIASALISYFVIPKWGWQAAFLIGAVPALYALYLRKSIQEPVRYREQAAGRKGQAPSFGKRFASVWAGPHRRSTVMLWVLWFTVVFSYYGMFLWLPSVMVLKGFSLVKSFEYVLIITLAQLPGYFTAAYFIEKFGRKFVLVLYLLLTAASAAWFGAATSEGMLMAAGICLSFFNLGAWGGMYAYTPELYPTSVRSTGVGLAASFGRIGGIIAPYLVGMLVARHVAVGSIFWLFFVTIVIGALAVWWLGTETKGKELAD
- a CDS encoding metal-dependent hydrolase — protein: MKITYLGHSCIHLDTGKHQIIIDPFLTGNPLAGAAADEIKADYVLLTHGHSDHISDADSISRRNHAPIVAIVELANYFAHAGLQTIGMNLGGSIQLPFGKLKWVPALHSTSVTREDGVSLYFGVAAGIVLELGDLTLYHAGDTALFSDMKLIGSRRPIDLAFLPIGDHFTMGPEDALVAAEWVNAKHVVPVHYNTFELIRQDGERFVSELQKIGIQGHFLKPTQTLNTETWN